A genomic segment from Acidobacteriota bacterium encodes:
- a CDS encoding outer membrane beta-barrel protein has protein sequence MLIRSVKAFVMATALVAASAAPAFAQGSEGIGNVAVGLSFLGDEGGVGVQAAVSNRLRSLANDKMLSWIVDGSFHHNGESLLDVSWNSLFLQGGVQVSGPLSDKAQWFAHGMIGIWRVSGDVGAFGDLCDALAVDCGTSDTSIVFTPGAGISYALNDKASAYAQLDLPISDGNTTRFTIGVKFSR, from the coding sequence GTGCTCATTCGGTCAGTGAAGGCATTCGTGATGGCCACGGCGCTCGTCGCAGCGTCGGCGGCGCCGGCGTTCGCGCAGGGGTCGGAGGGGATCGGCAACGTTGCCGTGGGCCTCTCGTTCCTCGGCGACGAGGGTGGCGTCGGTGTTCAGGCGGCCGTCTCGAATCGGCTCCGGTCCCTCGCCAACGACAAGATGTTGTCCTGGATTGTCGATGGAAGTTTCCACCACAACGGCGAAAGCCTGCTGGACGTCAGCTGGAACAGCCTGTTTCTGCAGGGCGGCGTTCAGGTCAGCGGGCCGCTGTCCGACAAAGCCCAGTGGTTCGCCCACGGGATGATCGGCATCTGGCGCGTCAGCGGCGACGTTGGGGCGTTCGGCGATCTGTGCGATGCGCTCGCCGTCGACTGCGGCACGAGCGACACCAGCATCGTGTTCACGCCTGGCGCAGGCATCTCCTACGCCTTGAACGACAAAGCCAGCGCGTACGCGCAGCTCGACCTGCCCATCAGCGACGGCAACACGACCCGCTTCACGATCGGCGTCAAGTTCAGCCGGTAG
- a CDS encoding alpha/beta fold hydrolase, translating to MIAGRLVILLALALRAAEPVGEARPRGLEQSAPERFTVVSDGHPLAVWARRPASPRAAMVLVHGRTWSSLPDFDLQVPGLQRSTLAALARNGIAAYAVDLRGYGETKRDATGWLTPRRSAADIVNVLNWVAQQYPGLPKPALLGWSRGAVVSMLAAQTAPRSLSALIVYGFAFDPDLDFVDADPPAKPAMIRNTAKDAASDFVSPKVTPQAVVDAFVAQALRSDPVSMDLRNDGELNAIDPARIAMPTLLIFGERDVNVPPMDGAKLFARLGTADKQMVELPGADHVAHLEDTHDAWMAAVVNFVTRPAVRR from the coding sequence ATGATCGCGGGCCGGCTCGTCATCCTCCTTGCCCTGGCGCTCCGTGCCGCCGAGCCCGTCGGCGAAGCCAGACCGCGCGGCCTCGAACAGTCGGCACCCGAGCGGTTCACCGTCGTGTCGGACGGCCACCCGCTGGCCGTGTGGGCCAGGCGTCCGGCGTCGCCGCGTGCGGCCATGGTGCTCGTGCACGGCCGGACGTGGAGCAGCCTGCCGGACTTCGATCTCCAGGTGCCCGGGCTCCAGCGGTCCACCCTGGCCGCGCTCGCGCGGAACGGCATCGCCGCGTACGCCGTCGACCTCCGCGGCTACGGCGAGACGAAGCGCGACGCGACGGGCTGGCTGACCCCGCGGCGCTCGGCGGCCGACATCGTCAACGTGCTGAATTGGGTGGCGCAGCAGTATCCCGGATTGCCGAAGCCGGCGCTGCTCGGTTGGTCGCGAGGCGCCGTGGTCTCGATGCTGGCCGCGCAGACGGCGCCACGGAGCCTCTCGGCGCTGATCGTGTACGGCTTCGCCTTCGACCCCGATCTGGACTTCGTCGATGCCGATCCGCCGGCCAAGCCCGCGATGATCAGGAACACGGCCAAGGACGCGGCCAGCGACTTCGTCTCACCCAAGGTCACGCCGCAGGCCGTCGTCGACGCCTTCGTGGCGCAGGCGCTTCGAAGCGATCCCGTGAGCATGGATTTGCGCAACGACGGCGAGCTGAACGCGATCGACCCGGCGCGAATCGCCATGCCCACGCTCCTGATCTTCGGCGAGCGCGACGTCAACGTGCCGCCGATGGACGGCGCGAAGCTGTTCGCCAGGCTCGGCACGGCGGACAAGCAGATGGTGGAGCTGCCGGGCGCCGATCACGTCGCGCACCTCGAAGACACACACGACGCGTGGATGGCGGCCGTGGTCAATTTCGTCACGCGCCCGGCCGTGCGGCGCTGA
- a CDS encoding glycosyltransferase family 1 protein, with protein sequence MARVVLACWGSYGDLFPYLAIARRLRALGHEPVLAAPEYYRSKAECEGVELTALRPDVDPTDTATIRRLMDPARGTEAVIRELIVPVVRGAFDDLASVVAGADLVVSHPVTFAAPLAAEAAGVPWISSALAPASFFSSYDFPVLPPHPRVLRVVRRSRWLARLFLGLAHRITGPWTAPVRRFRRELGLPPAGDPLYEGQFSRRGTLALFSPVFGPPQPDWPAATVATGFVFHRSDADVLPPDLAAFLDDGPPPIVFTLGSSAVGAAGRFYEESVAAVRMLHERAVLLVGSDPRNRSALPSVPDLHVAEYVPHWLLFPRAAAIVHHGGIGTTAQALAAGRPMLVVPHAHDQPDNAHRAERLGVARVVDAARYARERVVSNLRALRGAEYVVRAQHLGCRLAAEDGLTSACQTIERTLAEMPTSARA encoded by the coding sequence ATGGCACGCGTCGTCCTCGCGTGCTGGGGGTCCTATGGTGATCTGTTTCCGTACCTGGCCATAGCCAGGAGGCTGCGAGCGCTCGGCCACGAGCCGGTGCTCGCCGCTCCGGAGTACTACCGCAGCAAGGCGGAGTGCGAGGGCGTCGAGCTCACCGCGCTACGCCCGGATGTCGACCCGACGGATACGGCGACGATCCGCCGCCTGATGGATCCCGCCCGTGGGACCGAGGCGGTCATCCGGGAGCTGATCGTTCCCGTTGTCCGTGGCGCGTTCGACGATCTCGCCTCCGTCGTCGCCGGCGCCGATTTGGTCGTGTCTCACCCGGTGACGTTCGCGGCGCCGCTGGCCGCGGAAGCGGCCGGCGTGCCATGGATATCCAGCGCGCTCGCGCCGGCGTCCTTCTTCTCGTCGTACGACTTTCCCGTGCTGCCTCCCCATCCGCGTGTTCTTCGCGTCGTGCGGCGATCGCGCTGGCTCGCGCGCCTGTTCCTCGGGCTCGCGCATCGCATCACGGGGCCGTGGACGGCGCCGGTTCGCCGCTTCCGGCGCGAGTTGGGCTTGCCGCCGGCAGGCGATCCGCTCTACGAAGGCCAGTTCTCGCGGCGGGGCACGCTCGCGCTCTTCTCGCCGGTGTTCGGTCCTCCGCAGCCTGACTGGCCCGCCGCGACGGTCGCGACCGGGTTCGTGTTCCACCGCAGCGACGCCGACGTGCTCCCGCCCGATCTGGCGGCCTTTCTCGACGACGGCCCGCCGCCGATCGTCTTCACGCTCGGAAGTTCCGCCGTCGGAGCGGCAGGCCGCTTCTACGAGGAGAGCGTCGCGGCCGTTCGGATGCTGCACGAACGTGCCGTATTGCTCGTCGGGTCCGACCCGAGGAATCGCTCGGCCTTGCCGTCGGTGCCTGACCTGCACGTCGCCGAGTACGTGCCGCACTGGCTGCTGTTTCCCCGCGCGGCAGCGATCGTTCATCACGGCGGTATCGGCACGACAGCGCAGGCGCTAGCGGCGGGCCGGCCGATGCTGGTCGTCCCCCATGCGCACGATCAGCCGGACAATGCCCATCGCGCCGAACGGCTCGGCGTCGCGCGCGTCGTCGACGCTGCGCGGTACGCGCGCGAACGCGTCGTTTCCAATCTTCGCGCGCTCCGTGGCGCGGAGTACGTGGTGCGTGCGCAGCATCTCGGCTGCCGCCTGGCCGCAGAGGACGGGCTCACGTCGGCGTGCCAGACGATCGAACGGACGCTCGCCGAGATGCCGACGAGTGCGCGCGCTTGA
- a CDS encoding cupin domain-containing protein, protein MARVTIPELERTIEDPDEIREFLAANGVDYWRAAPDVPVPSDAPAEALLEAYKARIDELSAQGGYVTADVIDVFPNTPGLDAMLNKFSAEHWHDEDEVRFIIEGRGVFHVHPPGQPVFAIEVGPGDLIRVPQGTHHWFDLCADRRIRAIRLFKDKAGWAPRYTETGIDQQFQPLCFGPAYLPPSLARS, encoded by the coding sequence ATGGCACGAGTGACCATCCCCGAGTTGGAGCGCACGATCGAGGATCCCGACGAGATCCGCGAGTTTCTCGCCGCCAACGGCGTGGATTACTGGCGGGCTGCACCGGACGTTCCGGTGCCGTCAGACGCTCCGGCCGAGGCCCTGCTCGAAGCCTACAAGGCCCGGATCGACGAGCTCAGCGCGCAGGGTGGTTACGTCACCGCCGACGTGATCGACGTCTTTCCGAACACGCCCGGGCTCGACGCGATGCTCAACAAGTTCAGCGCCGAGCACTGGCACGACGAGGACGAGGTCAGGTTCATCATCGAGGGCCGCGGGGTCTTCCACGTCCATCCTCCTGGCCAGCCGGTGTTCGCGATCGAAGTCGGGCCGGGCGATCTAATCCGCGTGCCACAGGGGACGCATCACTGGTTCGATCTCTGCGCCGACCGCCGGATCCGCGCCATCCGGCTGTTCAAGGACAAGGCCGGGTGGGCGCCGCGCTACACGGAGACCGGCATCGACCAGCAGTTCCAGCCTCTCTGCTTCGGGCCAGCGTACCTGCCGCCGTCGCTCGCGCGCTCGTGA
- the mtnC gene encoding acireductone synthase: MAAVLLDIEGTTTPLAFVRDVLFPFARAHLTGWIARHHDDPEFRDVVSRLAAEHAADRRDDASVPDWRDPTPAALHESVDAYARWLMDRDRKSPGLKLLQGLIWEEGFKAGELRGEVFADVPRALRRWRAAGLIVAIYSSGSELAQRRLFGSAGDGDLSHCIAAYFDTAVGSKRDSSSFTRIARLLGTTPGAMLFVSDIPAELAAARAAGCQVVLSVRPGNPDDGDRAGYEQITTFDGIA, encoded by the coding sequence GTGGCCGCGGTGCTGCTCGACATCGAGGGCACGACGACGCCGCTCGCGTTCGTCCGCGACGTGCTGTTTCCGTTCGCGCGGGCGCATCTGACTGGCTGGATCGCTCGCCACCACGACGATCCCGAATTCCGCGACGTCGTCTCGCGGCTGGCAGCGGAGCACGCCGCCGACCGGCGTGACGACGCGTCCGTACCCGATTGGCGCGATCCGACGCCGGCCGCGCTCCACGAGTCGGTCGACGCCTATGCCCGCTGGCTCATGGATCGCGATCGCAAGTCGCCGGGCCTGAAGCTGCTGCAGGGCCTGATCTGGGAAGAGGGGTTCAAGGCTGGCGAGCTGCGTGGGGAAGTCTTCGCCGACGTCCCGCGGGCCCTGCGGCGCTGGCGTGCTGCCGGCCTGATCGTCGCGATCTACTCGTCGGGCAGCGAGCTCGCGCAGCGTCGCTTGTTCGGATCCGCCGGAGACGGCGACCTCTCGCACTGCATCGCCGCGTACTTCGACACCGCCGTGGGATCCAAGCGCGACAGCTCCAGCTTCACGCGCATCGCCAGGCTGCTCGGAACGACGCCCGGCGCGATGCTGTTCGTCTCGGACATTCCGGCCGAGCTCGCCGCGGCGCGTGCCGCCGGCTGCCAGGTCGTCCTGAGCGTCCGGCCCGGCAATCCTGACGACGGCGATCGCGCCGGCTACGAGCAGATCACCACGTTCGACGGCATCGCCTGA
- a CDS encoding YfcC family protein, translated as MSRLPHPVIVLMAGVVFAAVLTWWIPAGEFERRDDRVTGRVVVVPGTYHRVDAHPVGAFAALVAIPRGFVEAGDVVAVILFVGGAWVVLDSLGVLGRLVAAFAQRFRRRTLGAVPLVAGAFAAMGALENMQEEIIPLVPVLLLLGRRLGIDAVSVVGMSAGAAMIGSAFGPTNPFQAGIALQLAELPPLSGAGVRLAALLAATSLWTWWTMRYARRRRLAAVDDTGGVEMPATARDLSMLAVMLLPMAAYVYGASMLGWGFHELSAGFLAGGIAAGLVGGLGIGGTLNAYLEGMKTLLPAAVMVGVARSISLVLSDGLIIDTMLAGLSAPLGAWPPAVAAALMVPFHAALHVPVSSVSGHAVSSLPILVPLSDLVGVSRQVTVMAYQVGAGLTELLTPTNGSLMAILLAAGVPYSAWVRFAAGGTLLAAVVGAAAMVALS; from the coding sequence ATGTCGCGCCTTCCGCACCCGGTGATCGTCCTCATGGCCGGTGTGGTCTTCGCGGCCGTGCTCACCTGGTGGATTCCGGCCGGCGAGTTCGAGCGGCGTGACGATCGGGTCACCGGCCGCGTCGTCGTCGTGCCGGGCACCTATCACCGCGTGGACGCGCATCCGGTTGGCGCCTTCGCCGCGCTCGTCGCCATTCCTCGCGGGTTCGTGGAAGCGGGCGACGTCGTCGCGGTGATCCTGTTCGTGGGCGGCGCCTGGGTCGTGCTCGACTCGCTCGGCGTGCTGGGCCGGCTCGTCGCCGCGTTCGCGCAGCGGTTCCGGCGCCGGACGCTCGGGGCCGTGCCGCTCGTGGCGGGCGCGTTTGCGGCGATGGGCGCGCTCGAGAACATGCAGGAAGAGATCATCCCGCTCGTGCCCGTGCTGCTCCTGCTGGGAAGGCGGCTCGGGATCGATGCCGTGTCGGTCGTCGGGATGAGCGCGGGCGCAGCGATGATCGGCAGCGCGTTCGGTCCGACCAACCCGTTCCAGGCCGGCATCGCGCTCCAGCTCGCGGAGTTGCCGCCGCTCTCCGGCGCCGGCGTCCGGCTTGCGGCGCTCCTGGCTGCGACGTCTTTGTGGACGTGGTGGACGATGAGGTACGCGCGTCGACGCCGGCTCGCTGCCGTCGATGACACCGGCGGCGTGGAGATGCCGGCAACGGCGCGCGATCTCTCGATGCTCGCGGTGATGCTGCTGCCGATGGCCGCATACGTTTACGGCGCGTCGATGCTCGGCTGGGGATTCCACGAGCTGTCGGCCGGATTCCTCGCCGGCGGCATTGCGGCCGGCCTGGTCGGCGGCCTCGGCATCGGGGGGACGTTGAACGCCTATCTCGAGGGGATGAAGACGCTGCTGCCCGCGGCCGTGATGGTGGGCGTCGCGCGGTCGATCTCGCTCGTGCTCAGCGACGGGCTGATCATCGACACCATGCTGGCCGGATTGAGCGCGCCGCTCGGTGCCTGGCCTCCGGCCGTCGCCGCGGCGTTGATGGTGCCCTTCCATGCGGCCCTGCACGTGCCGGTCTCGAGCGTCAGCGGTCACGCCGTCTCGAGCCTGCCGATCCTCGTGCCGCTCTCCGACCTCGTCGGTGTGTCGCGTCAGGTCACCGTGATGGCGTATCAAGTGGGCGCGGGGCTGACCGAGCTGCTGACCCCTACCAACGGATCGCTGATGGCCATCCTGCTCGCCGCCGGCGTGCCGTACTCCGCATGGGTCCGCTTCGCGGCCGGCGGCACGTTGCTCGCGGCCGTCGTCGGTGCGGCGGCCATGGTCGCGTTGAGCTGA
- the mtnB gene encoding methylthioribulose 1-phosphate dehydratase, producing MVPRVFEPPSFDEATRRLAEIGRRLDGRNWVLGTSGNFSAVLSRRPLALAITASGTHKGRLTRRQFLTVDADGRVVGRSGAGRPSAETLLHLELARRGAGAVLHTHSVWGTIVSDLHADARGLAIQGYEMLKGLSGVVSHDHREWLPIVENDQDMERLAGVVHEALEAHPAAHGVLLRQHGLYTWGTTLDDAARHVEVLEFLLETVGRRSAPWHE from the coding sequence ATGGTCCCGCGCGTCTTCGAGCCGCCGAGCTTCGACGAAGCGACGAGGCGGCTCGCGGAAATCGGCCGTCGGCTGGATGGCCGGAATTGGGTGCTCGGTACCAGCGGCAACTTCAGCGCCGTGCTCTCTCGCCGTCCGTTGGCGTTGGCGATCACCGCCAGCGGCACCCACAAGGGCCGCTTGACGCGACGGCAGTTCCTCACGGTGGATGCGGACGGCCGAGTCGTCGGGCGAAGCGGTGCGGGCCGGCCCTCTGCCGAGACGCTTCTTCACCTCGAGCTCGCGCGGCGCGGTGCCGGCGCTGTCTTGCACACGCATTCGGTTTGGGGCACGATCGTCTCCGATCTCCATGCGGATGCGCGTGGCCTCGCGATTCAAGGCTACGAGATGTTGAAGGGGCTCTCCGGCGTCGTTTCTCACGACCACCGCGAGTGGCTGCCGATCGTCGAGAACGACCAGGACATGGAGCGCCTTGCCGGCGTCGTCCACGAGGCGCTCGAGGCGCATCCCGCCGCGCACGGCGTGCTCCTGCGCCAACACGGTCTCTACACGTGGGGCACGACGCTCGACGACGCGGCGCGGCATGTGGAGGTTCTCGAGTTCCTGCTCGAGACCGTCGGACGGAGGAGCGCGCCATGGCACGAGTGA